One region of Zootoca vivipara chromosome 7, rZooViv1.1, whole genome shotgun sequence genomic DNA includes:
- the PPP1R3D gene encoding protein phosphatase 1 regulatory subunit 3D: MSRQKLSAGGSLPAQAARPPEHMVPRAPRRTPSYLSDLYQNMLREEEARSTERRRNQHGGSSTSLPSVSVSEEMQQRHPQNAAVASCDPHLRPIMRRRARSLPSSPERRRSMMAPCRVPGCSTRRNKVRFADALGLDLAEVKVFQVGEDPSIPLHVLSRLSINSDLCCSRLDLEFTMQCLVPDFQQPVDCEDFHSRLQRQLVCLERVTSSDLGLSGTVQVVNLAFEKQVAVRYTFNRWRGQHEVSAQWHSSVPGKGGQAQADVFTFFLPVAPFLLQLSSVVEFAVLYRVNGQEYWDNNRGKNFALTCRSHPLKMPRECEESWIHFI; the protein is encoded by the coding sequence ATGTCTCGGCAGAAACTGTCGGCAGGAGGGTCGCTGCCTGCTCAAGCCGCTCGGCCGCCCGAGCACATGGTGCCGAGGGCCCCGCGGAGGACTCCCAGCTACCTCTCCGACCTCTACCAGAACATGCTGCGGGAAGAAGAGGCCCGGAGCACAGAGAGGAGGCGGAACcagcatggcggcagcagcaccAGCCTCCCGAGTGTCTCCGTCTCCGAGGAGATGCAGCAGAGGCATCCTCAGAACGCCGCGGTGGCAAGCTGTGACCCGCACCTTAGGCCCATCATGCGCCGCCGGGCCAGGTCCTTGCCCAGCTCtccggagaggaggaggagtatgaTGGCGCCGTGCCGCGTCCCGGGGTGCAGCACCCGCCGGAACAAAGTGCGCTTTGCCGATGCTCTGGGCCTGGATCTGGCCGAGGTGAAAGTGTTCCAGGTCGGGGAAGATCCGTCCATCCCTCTGCACGTTCTCTCCAGGCTGTCCATCAATTCCGACCTTTGCTGCAGCAGGCTGGACCTGGAGTTCACCATGCAGTGCCTGGTGCCCGACTTCCAGCAGCCTGTGGACTGTGAGGACTTCCACAGCCGCCTGCAGCGGCAGCTGGTGTGCCTCGAGCGGGTCACCAGCTCAGATCTGGGTCTGAGCGGCACCGTCCAAGTGGTCAACCTGGCCTTTGAGAAGCAGGTGGCTGTGAGATACACCTTCAACCGTTGGAGGGGTCAGCACGAAGTCAGTGCCCAGTGGCACAGCAGCGTTCCTGGGAAGGGGGGTCAGGCCCAGGCGGATGTCTTCACGTTCTTCCTTCCCGTGGCGCCGTTCCTCCTCCAGCTGAGCTCAGTGGTTGAGTTTGCTGTACTGTACCGAGTCAACGGGCAGGAGTACTGGGATAACAACCGAGGGAAGAACTTCGCCCTCACCTGCCGGAGTCACCCACTCAAGATGCCCAGGGAATGTGAAGAGAGCTGGATTCACTTCATCTAA